Below is a genomic region from Gemmatimonadota bacterium.
CAGAGGTGCTCGAGCTCACCGTTGACGAGGCGATTCGTTTCTTCATCCGCGAGCGCAAGCTCGGCAAGAAGCTCTGGCAGCTCCAGCAGGTCGGACTCGGGTACCTTCGCTTGGGCCAGGCCGCGACCACGCTCTCTGGCGGAGAAGCGCAGCGGCTGAAGGTCGCGCGGGAGTTCGCTGGCGCGGCCGGCAAGAAGGGGCGGAAGCTGTACATCCTCGACGAGCCAACGACCGGACTCTCGGGCGAGGATGTGAGCAAGCTGCTGTCCGTGCTCTACCGCCTGATCGATGCCGGTAACACCGTGCTGGTCATCGAGCACAATCTCGACGTCATCAAGGTCGCCGACTGGGTGATCGACCTGGGCCCGGGCGCTGGTGGAAGGGGTGGTGCGGTCGTTGCCATGGGAAGGCCCGAGACCGTCGCGAGCGTGCCGGAAAGCGTGACCGGGAGGTATTTGGCCGAGGTGCTCTAGACCGTCGCTACGCTTACGCCCATGATAGCTCCTCCACCCCTCTCGGTGCTGCTCCCGGTCCGGGACGGTGCCGAGCATCTCGACAAGGCGATCGAATCGATCGAAGAGCAGTCCTTCATCGAATTCGAGGTTCTCGCCGTCGACGACGGCTCGACGGACGATACCTACGAGAAGTTGCGGGCGTGGGCTTCACGTGATGCGCGCGTGACCGTGATTCAGCAGGCCCCTCAGGGCATCGTTGCGGCTCTCGAGGCCGGCCGTACGGTTGCGCGCGGACGATACCTTGCTCGCATGGACGCGGACGACGTGTCGGCGCGGACGCGGTTCGCCCGTCAATACGAGTGGATGGAGTCTGAACCCAAGCTCTCGCTTTGCGGATGCCGGGTAGAGTACTTCCCTCGTGAGCATGTCCGTGGCGGAGCGCTCTGGTACGAGGCGTGGATAAACTCGACCTCGACGCGGGAGGAGGTGGCCCGTGAGATCTTCGTCGAGTGCCCGATCGCGCATCCGACGTTCTTCATGCGGGCGGAGGCGGTCGCGGCCGTCGGAGGGTATCGGGACCGCGGGTGGCCGGAGGACTATGACCTCGTCTTCCGGCTGTGGCGCGCCGGAGGGGGCCTGGGCGTGGTTCCTGAGACTCTCTTGAGTTGGCGTGAGGGGGAGAATCGGCTGTCCCGGACAGATCCCACGTACTCCCCGGATGCTTTCCGGCGCTGCAAGGTGCACTACCTGCTCGAGGCTTTTCCCGAGGTGCTCGACGGTGCCTTGATCTGGGGTGCCGGACCGGTGGGCAAGGCTCTCGCCAAAGAGCTCGTGGAACGAGGCGCGAGGTTCACCGCGTTCGCC
It encodes:
- a CDS encoding glycosyltransferase, which produces MIAPPPLSVLLPVRDGAEHLDKAIESIEEQSFIEFEVLAVDDGSTDDTYEKLRAWASRDARVTVIQQAPQGIVAALEAGRTVARGRYLARMDADDVSARTRFARQYEWMESEPKLSLCGCRVEYFPREHVRGGALWYEAWINSTSTREEVAREIFVECPIAHPTFFMRAEAVAAVGGYRDRGWPEDYDLVFRLWRAGGGLGVVPETLLSWREGENRLSRTDPTYSPDAFRRCKVHYLLEAFPEVLDGALIWGAGPVGKALAKELVERGARFTAFAEVDPRKIGQRIHGVPVLDTARALAERGVFHLGAVGQKGARDQLRSLLTEGGLQELKSFVVVA